Proteins encoded within one genomic window of Gloeobacter kilaueensis JS1:
- the uvsE gene encoding UV DNA damage repair endonuclease UvsE has product MSTSPPLPALGLVCITASDQVRFRTLTRKRLLQLGSDEQLRVLGELYQENLRRLDRAIDYCLEHGIRLYRLSSALFPFADERLGGQVLATFAEPLGQAGERASRAGLRLVVHPDQYVVLNSDDPAVIENAVKVLIHHARVLDLMGQPRSPWALIEIHGGKANRSERLIEQIALLPDSVRLRLGLENDEYAYRACEIYEICCQSGVPMVFDAHHHVIAEQLTSYDDPSVGQMLACARSTWPVPQ; this is encoded by the coding sequence ATGTCTACCTCGCCCCCTTTGCCTGCCCTCGGGCTTGTCTGCATCACCGCGAGCGATCAGGTGCGCTTTCGGACACTGACGCGCAAACGGCTATTACAACTGGGTAGCGACGAACAACTGCGCGTGCTGGGCGAACTGTACCAGGAAAATCTGCGACGGCTCGATAGGGCGATCGACTATTGCCTGGAGCATGGGATTCGGCTCTACCGCCTCAGTTCAGCACTGTTTCCGTTTGCAGACGAGCGACTCGGCGGTCAGGTGCTTGCGACGTTTGCCGAACCCCTTGGGCAGGCGGGCGAACGAGCGAGCCGGGCCGGGCTCAGGCTGGTGGTTCACCCCGATCAATACGTCGTACTCAACTCCGACGATCCGGCCGTGATCGAAAACGCCGTCAAGGTTCTCATCCACCACGCTCGAGTGCTCGATCTGATGGGTCAGCCCCGTAGCCCCTGGGCACTGATCGAAATCCACGGCGGCAAGGCGAATAGATCCGAACGACTCATCGAGCAGATTGCCCTGCTGCCCGACAGTGTGCGACTGCGCCTGGGTCTTGAAAACGACGAGTACGCCTACCGGGCCTGCGAGATCTACGAAATCTGCTGCCAATCGGGGGTACCGATGGTCTTCGACGCCCACCACCACGTCATAGCTGAGCAATTGACAAGCTACGACGACCCGAGCGTAGGCCAGATGCTGGCTTGTGCCCGTTCTACCTGGCCGGTGCCACAGTAG
- a CDS encoding type II toxin-antitoxin system Phd/YefM family antitoxin, translating to MEMMVREVGAFEAKNKLGTLLDWVENGEEVIITRHGKAIARLIPNRAAPEQGKAAAAAQRIRKRAIALRAGVFDWLEWKTYRDEGRP from the coding sequence ATGGAGATGATGGTGCGCGAAGTTGGTGCTTTTGAAGCCAAAAACAAACTGGGCACCTTGCTCGATTGGGTAGAGAACGGCGAAGAAGTGATCATCACCCGGCATGGCAAAGCGATTGCACGACTGATCCCAAACAGGGCTGCACCTGAGCAGGGCAAAGCCGCAGCGGCTGCCCAACGCATTCGTAAGCGTGCGATTGCACTAAGAGCCGGTGTCTTCGATTGGTTGGAGTGGAAAACCTATCGCGACGAGGGCCGTCCATGA
- a CDS encoding Dps family protein, with protein sequence MRTEDKSTQKNTDGLAQPILHQKGIEIQPFGTLIELPIGLDAKVRADSCESLNQLLADSVILYYLYKKHHWLVRGETFYQLHLLLDKHADEQLELVDMIAERIQKLGGIAISDPRHVAEVTRISRPPNGAEEVPAMLSRLLEAHQIVIEDARKGAELTDENGDSSTNDLLTSEVLPTNETQIWYIASHLVDTPLVRS encoded by the coding sequence ATGCGGACTGAGGACAAGTCTACACAAAAGAATACCGATGGGCTGGCTCAGCCCATCCTGCACCAGAAGGGCATCGAGATCCAGCCCTTCGGTACCCTGATCGAGTTGCCCATCGGCCTCGACGCGAAGGTTCGCGCCGACAGCTGCGAGAGTCTCAATCAGTTGCTTGCCGACAGCGTTATCCTTTATTACCTCTACAAGAAGCACCACTGGCTGGTGCGCGGCGAAACGTTTTACCAGTTGCACCTGCTATTGGACAAGCACGCCGACGAGCAACTCGAACTGGTTGACATGATCGCCGAGCGCATCCAGAAGCTGGGCGGCATCGCCATCTCCGATCCCCGCCACGTAGCCGAAGTCACCCGGATCAGCCGTCCGCCCAACGGGGCGGAGGAAGTGCCCGCTATGCTTTCGCGCCTGCTCGAAGCCCACCAGATCGTAATCGAGGATGCGCGCAAGGGTGCGGAGCTGACCGACGAGAACGGTGATTCGAGCACCAACGACCTGCTTACCAGCGAAGTCCTCCCTACTAACGAGACTCAGATCTGGTATATCGCCTCTCATCTTGTCGATACGCCCCTGGTCCGCAGCTAA
- a CDS encoding nuclear transport factor 2 family protein, which produces MPNPTAEHFMHTLQQIEQTRDVQPMVALFSDDSQLSNLAIEEPLRGTAGARQFWLGYLSAFRHVSTRFTRALEAKQVAVLEWVSEGALPDERPIHYRGVTIIEFEDDKVRNFRSYYDSAAFALY; this is translated from the coding sequence ATGCCGAATCCCACCGCCGAGCACTTCATGCACACGCTGCAGCAGATCGAGCAGACCCGCGACGTGCAGCCGATGGTCGCGCTCTTCAGCGACGATTCACAGCTGAGCAATCTGGCGATCGAGGAACCGCTGCGGGGCACAGCCGGAGCGCGCCAGTTCTGGCTGGGGTATCTGAGCGCTTTCAGGCATGTCAGCACCCGCTTCACCAGAGCCCTCGAAGCAAAACAGGTGGCGGTGCTGGAGTGGGTCTCAGAAGGAGCGCTGCCGGACGAGCGCCCAATTCACTACCGGGGAGTGACGATTATCGAATTCGAGGACGACAAAGTGCGCAACTTCCGTTCTTACTACGATTCGGCGGCCTTTGCACTCTATTAG
- a CDS encoding tetratricopeptide repeat protein yields MSDALLAAESGDNLGSTFQPLPLRRQLPRLRHFTLSPPYWVALRPAQFDPDGLIHSAIEIIDRESSDGYPQAIDLLSRAIDRYPNEPTAYFNRAVCRDITVDKRGAIADYTRFLTLCPEDTEAYCLRAVTARRPIELALADFERAIQLDNSYGFAFYARGIRRMDDACDAGGAVEDFSRALDRPAVGYDYFSVFLNRAVARFDIADFAGAVADCTEAAIRVQSVARSEFDAQFLRSMALTNRGLIYATSGNAKAAVVDLNAYLDEKPQLQDTHICIYRAYARIEVGDWIGARSDLELVRQVATEDIRSHSLFPQGYLLRSDALAGLGDRAGALADLQKAADLLSGFKNEVYRETLERIQELAE; encoded by the coding sequence GTGAGCGACGCGCTGCTTGCAGCTGAATCTGGCGATAACCTGGGCTCAACTTTTCAACCGCTACCGTTGCGCCGACAGTTGCCCCGGCTACGCCATTTCACTTTGAGCCCTCCCTATTGGGTTGCCCTGCGTCCAGCGCAGTTCGACCCGGACGGTCTTATCCACTCAGCAATAGAAATCATCGATCGAGAAAGCTCGGACGGATACCCACAGGCGATCGACCTCCTTAGTCGGGCGATCGATAGATACCCAAACGAACCGACCGCTTACTTCAATCGCGCTGTTTGTCGCGACATCACAGTAGACAAGCGTGGAGCCATCGCTGATTACACGAGGTTCCTCACCCTCTGCCCGGAGGATACGGAAGCTTATTGTCTGCGAGCCGTGACTGCCCGTAGGCCGATTGAGCTGGCGCTGGCGGATTTTGAGCGGGCGATTCAACTGGATAATAGCTATGGCTTCGCCTTCTACGCGCGGGGAATCCGGCGAATGGATGACGCTTGTGATGCCGGTGGAGCGGTGGAAGATTTTTCGCGTGCCCTCGATCGTCCGGCTGTCGGATACGACTACTTCAGTGTTTTTCTAAACCGTGCTGTCGCTCGTTTTGACATTGCGGATTTTGCTGGTGCAGTTGCCGATTGCACAGAAGCGGCAATTCGCGTCCAGAGCGTCGCTCGTTCAGAGTTCGATGCCCAGTTTCTGCGCAGTATGGCTCTCACCAACCGGGGGCTAATCTACGCAACAAGCGGGAATGCAAAAGCGGCAGTAGTAGACTTAAACGCCTACCTCGACGAAAAACCACAGCTCCAAGACACTCATATTTGTATTTACAGAGCTTATGCGCGTATTGAAGTCGGCGATTGGATAGGGGCAAGGAGCGATCTGGAATTGGTTCGGCAGGTGGCTACGGAGGATATTCGCTCTCATTCACTGTTCCCCCAAGGTTATCTGTTGCGTAGCGACGCGCTTGCCGGCTTGGGAGATAGAGCAGGAGCACTTGCTGACCTGCAGAAAGCAGCGGATCTCCTGTCTGGATTTAAAAATGAGGTTTATCGCGAGACGCTGGAACGCATTCAGGAACTGGCTGAGTAA
- a CDS encoding type II toxin-antitoxin system VapC family toxin: MSLVLDSSIALAWLYSDEASAATQEVFDTVLAEQAWVPSLWRLEVANSLQVGIRRGRISTEFRDASLADLALLPIAVDPETDTFAWSATLRLAERYQLTLYDAAYLELAQRLNLPLATLDQQLRAAGGILGLALLGI; the protein is encoded by the coding sequence ATGAGCCTCGTGCTCGATAGCTCCATTGCCTTGGCCTGGCTTTATAGCGATGAAGCGAGTGCTGCGACTCAGGAAGTCTTTGATACCGTTCTTGCTGAGCAAGCCTGGGTACCCTCTCTATGGCGGCTTGAAGTAGCGAACAGCCTGCAGGTGGGCATCCGACGCGGACGCATCAGTACAGAATTTCGTGATGCATCGCTGGCAGATCTGGCATTGTTGCCAATTGCAGTCGATCCAGAAACCGACACGTTTGCCTGGTCGGCGACGCTGCGTCTGGCTGAGCGCTACCAGCTGACCCTCTACGATGCAGCCTATCTCGAACTGGCACAGCGACTCAACTTACCCCTGGCCACGCTCGACCAGCAGCTGCGGGCAGCAGGTGGCATCCTCGGTCTTGCCTTGCTCGGCATCTGA